One Phycisphaera mikurensis NBRC 102666 DNA window includes the following coding sequences:
- a CDS encoding ferredoxin: MKNADCIQTCLECAADCDHCLAKMAGMESSNDCPACCIDCAAACRACATLLASEGPFSREACELCAKACERCAENCEQHDHEHCKTCADSSRRCAEACRAMAA, translated from the coding sequence ATGAAGAACGCCGACTGCATCCAGACCTGCCTCGAATGCGCCGCCGACTGCGACCACTGCCTCGCGAAGATGGCCGGGATGGAAAGCTCCAACGACTGCCCCGCCTGCTGCATCGACTGCGCCGCGGCCTGCCGGGCCTGCGCCACCCTGCTCGCCAGCGAAGGCCCCTTCTCCAGGGAGGCCTGCGAGCTGTGCGCGAAGGCGTGCGAGCGGTGCGCCGAGAACTGCGAGCAGCACGACCACGAGCACTGCAAGACGTGCGCGGACAGCTCGCGTCGCTGTGCAGAAGCGTGCCGCGCCATGGCCGCCTGA
- a CDS encoding TolC family protein, translated as MKRLLFTTTMLALAASACTSAPRDAGFGDVADTAESRGGVSPAWTRTPEADREADRIVRETLAQPLTAEAVVRVAILHNRDLQAVYEELGISRGQLIQAGLPDNPVLAWDTWFFDAGVSFEGALFQNLISVFTIPLRREIQGEQLEAAKRRVSAAVLATIGDARRAYVAFLTQRQLVNMERAVVTATEASYLTAERLRQAGNIPQLPVLRERTLYEESKLRLNLALERLGETREALNRIMSLSGSMTAWTVPTDGSPVGPPAATTAEGRAADAVPGMEHGDSPVLVPEEVAKVPAPTPAPKAESAEGAAAVLAGPPLAENLSMPPGSGTAGAAAGPPPAMPDLDWLGALSEPGGAGLPDPLVPSQERSAAVERLVVERSLALAGQRHLIEAQAARLKLRNVLAMFPFLNVGITTEKGAGSGEFGLGPSVATPLPVFDLGQGVRPEEASRLRQRLETFLSTATQVRSMARMAEVRLQTTRERAAYLRDVVLPLHTALVAESQLQYNAMAVTPFELLSAKRHQIDAGRAYLQALRDYWFAYADLQQLLDGSVPPKLATGPAAPPMAMN; from the coding sequence ATGAAGCGGCTGCTCTTCACCACCACCATGCTCGCGCTGGCCGCGTCCGCCTGCACATCCGCCCCGCGCGATGCGGGCTTCGGCGATGTCGCCGACACCGCGGAGAGCCGCGGCGGGGTCTCGCCGGCCTGGACCCGCACCCCCGAGGCCGACCGCGAGGCCGACCGCATCGTCCGCGAGACGCTGGCGCAGCCGCTGACCGCCGAGGCGGTCGTCCGCGTGGCGATCCTGCACAACCGCGACCTTCAGGCCGTCTACGAGGAACTGGGTATCTCCCGGGGTCAGCTGATCCAGGCCGGGCTGCCGGACAACCCCGTGCTCGCGTGGGACACGTGGTTCTTCGACGCGGGAGTCAGCTTCGAGGGGGCGCTCTTCCAGAACCTGATCAGCGTCTTCACGATCCCGCTTCGGCGTGAGATTCAGGGCGAGCAGCTCGAAGCGGCCAAGCGGCGGGTTTCCGCCGCGGTCCTGGCCACCATCGGCGACGCCCGGCGGGCCTACGTCGCCTTCCTCACGCAACGGCAGCTCGTGAACATGGAGCGGGCCGTCGTCACCGCCACCGAGGCCTCGTACCTCACGGCCGAGCGGCTCCGCCAGGCCGGCAACATCCCGCAGCTGCCGGTGCTCCGCGAACGGACGCTCTACGAAGAATCCAAGCTCCGGTTGAACCTGGCCCTCGAGCGGCTCGGCGAAACCAGGGAGGCCCTCAACCGGATCATGAGTCTGTCCGGCTCGATGACCGCGTGGACGGTGCCCACGGACGGGTCGCCGGTCGGCCCGCCCGCCGCAACGACGGCGGAGGGACGCGCGGCCGACGCGGTTCCCGGGATGGAGCACGGCGACAGCCCGGTGCTCGTGCCGGAGGAGGTCGCGAAGGTGCCCGCCCCCACGCCTGCTCCAAAAGCGGAATCCGCGGAGGGAGCCGCGGCCGTGTTGGCCGGCCCGCCGCTGGCGGAGAATCTTTCCATGCCGCCGGGGAGCGGGACGGCCGGCGCCGCCGCGGGTCCGCCGCCCGCGATGCCGGACCTGGACTGGCTCGGCGCCCTCTCCGAGCCCGGCGGGGCCGGGCTTCCCGACCCGCTGGTCCCCTCGCAGGAGCGGTCCGCGGCGGTCGAGCGCCTCGTGGTCGAACGCAGCCTGGCGCTCGCCGGACAGCGGCACCTCATCGAGGCCCAGGCCGCCCGGCTCAAGCTCCGCAACGTCCTGGCCATGTTCCCCTTCCTCAATGTGGGCATCACCACCGAGAAGGGGGCCGGTTCGGGCGAGTTCGGGCTGGGGCCGTCGGTCGCAACGCCGCTGCCCGTCTTCGACTTGGGGCAGGGCGTCCGCCCGGAGGAGGCCTCGCGCCTCCGCCAGCGGCTGGAGACCTTCCTCTCCACCGCCACCCAGGTCCGCTCGATGGCCCGCATGGCCGAAGTCCGGCTGCAGACCACCCGGGAGCGGGCGGCCTACCTCCGCGACGTGGTGCTGCCGCTGCACACCGCCCTCGTGGCCGAGAGCCAGCTGCAGTACAACGCGATGGCGGTCACGCCCTTCGAGCTGCTGAGCGCCAAGCGTCACCAGATCGACGCCGGCCGCGCCTACCTCCAAGCGTTGCGCGATTACTGGTTCGCCTACGCCGACCTCCAACAGCTGCTCGACGGCTCGGTCCCGCCCAAGCTCGCGACCGGCCCCGCCGCGCCGCCCATGGCGATGAATTGA
- the pyrH gene encoding UMP kinase, whose translation MIQNLPAHSPPPGYGRVVLKLSGESLCEANGFGIDGNELQVIAGEVAAAVKEGGQVAVVVGGGNIIRGATLAAEGHIDQAVADQMGMLGTVINGLALKEGLESLGQPARVLSALAVSSVAEPFIRGRAIRHLEKGRVVIFVGGTGNPFCTTDSAASLRAAEINADVLLKATKVDGVYDKDPKRHGDAVRFETLSFDEAIARDLDIMDTGSFAQCRERDIPILVFDMKKPGNIAAAVRGEKIGTVVGAALPPAAG comes from the coding sequence TTGATCCAGAACCTCCCCGCCCACTCCCCGCCCCCCGGCTACGGCCGCGTCGTCCTGAAGCTCAGCGGCGAGTCCCTCTGCGAAGCAAACGGCTTCGGCATCGACGGCAACGAGCTGCAGGTCATCGCGGGCGAGGTCGCCGCGGCGGTGAAGGAGGGCGGACAGGTGGCCGTGGTCGTCGGCGGCGGGAACATCATCCGCGGGGCCACGCTCGCCGCCGAAGGCCACATCGACCAGGCCGTGGCCGACCAGATGGGCATGCTGGGCACCGTCATCAACGGGCTCGCGCTCAAGGAGGGCCTCGAGTCGCTGGGTCAGCCCGCCCGCGTGCTCTCGGCGCTGGCCGTCTCCTCGGTCGCCGAGCCGTTCATCCGCGGCCGGGCGATCCGACACCTCGAGAAGGGGCGCGTGGTCATCTTCGTCGGCGGCACCGGCAACCCCTTCTGCACCACCGACTCCGCCGCGAGCCTCCGCGCCGCCGAGATCAACGCGGATGTCTTGCTCAAGGCGACCAAGGTCGACGGCGTCTACGACAAGGACCCCAAGCGGCACGGCGACGCCGTCCGATTCGAGACGCTCAGCTTCGACGAAGCCATCGCCCGCGACCTGGACATCATGGACACCGGCTCCTTCGCGCAGTGCCGCGAGCGGGACATCCCGATCCTCGTCTTCGACATGAAGAAGCCCGGCAACATCGCCGCCGCGGTCCGCGGTGAGAAGATCGGAACCGTCGTGGGCGCTGCGCTCCCGCCTGCGGCGGGGTGA
- a CDS encoding acetate--CoA ligase → MAAPSPSPSNTETMLQEHRSFPPPPAFAAGAHLSSIEQYEALHARSLEDPDGFWAEVAADLHWFRKWDRVLRWEAPDPVWFGGAKTNLCFNCLDRQVDAGLGDRPAILWEAEAMGPDGAPIVESWSYAGLLEETSRCANALKAMGVKKGDVVTIYMGMVPQLAIAMLACARIGAVHSVIFGGFSAAAIADRVVDGNSRFVITCDGSYRRGRVVPLKATVEEALQREGAGIVTDVLVYRRTRDADAPFTAKADGGRDHDWAELVHQQSDDCPAEEMDAEDPLFILYTSGSTGKPKGILHTTAGYMVWAYLTSRLTFDLAGHGDGPRRAGRAGDDRLPWSPGPVDRQSDAPVDIYWCTADCGWITGHSYIVYGLLPNRVPTLMYEGAPDFPAKDRFWDIVERHRVTKFYTAPTAIRAFMKWGDEHVEKHDLSTLRVLGTVGEPINPEAWMWYREKIGGGTCPIVDTWWQTETGGHMLTPLPGATTAVPGSCGKPMLGVSASVVREDGRPAGVNEGGMLVIDKPWPGMLRGIHGDRQRFVDTYWSAVEGKYCPADGARRDENGNFWIMGRTDDVIVVAGHNLGTMEVESALVAHARVAEAAVVGFPHEVKGNGIAAFVIPHGDVPAPGSDGEAAERDALIAHVGRELGPIARPDQIRFTPALPKTRSGKIMRRLLRSVAAGEEVTSDVSTLEDPAILDKLLGR, encoded by the coding sequence ATGGCCGCACCCTCCCCGTCGCCCTCCAACACCGAGACCATGCTCCAGGAGCACCGCTCCTTCCCGCCCCCGCCCGCGTTCGCGGCCGGGGCGCACCTCTCCTCGATCGAGCAGTACGAAGCCCTGCACGCCCGCTCGCTGGAGGATCCCGACGGCTTCTGGGCCGAGGTTGCGGCCGACCTGCACTGGTTCCGGAAGTGGGACCGCGTGCTGCGCTGGGAGGCCCCCGACCCGGTCTGGTTCGGAGGCGCCAAGACCAACCTGTGCTTCAACTGCCTCGATCGGCAGGTCGACGCGGGCCTTGGCGACCGGCCGGCGATCCTCTGGGAGGCCGAAGCGATGGGCCCGGACGGCGCGCCGATCGTCGAGTCCTGGAGCTACGCGGGCTTGCTGGAGGAGACCTCCCGCTGCGCCAATGCGCTCAAGGCGATGGGCGTGAAGAAGGGCGACGTCGTGACGATCTACATGGGCATGGTGCCGCAGCTGGCGATCGCGATGCTCGCCTGCGCCCGCATCGGCGCGGTGCACTCGGTGATCTTCGGCGGCTTCTCCGCCGCGGCCATCGCCGACCGCGTGGTCGACGGCAACAGCCGCTTCGTCATCACCTGCGACGGCTCCTACCGGCGCGGCCGGGTGGTCCCGCTCAAGGCGACGGTGGAGGAGGCCCTGCAGCGCGAGGGCGCCGGCATCGTCACCGACGTGCTCGTCTACCGGCGGACGCGCGACGCGGACGCTCCCTTCACCGCGAAGGCCGACGGCGGCCGCGACCACGACTGGGCCGAGCTGGTCCACCAGCAGAGCGACGACTGCCCGGCCGAGGAGATGGACGCCGAGGATCCGCTGTTCATCCTCTACACCTCCGGCAGCACCGGCAAGCCCAAGGGCATCCTCCACACGACCGCCGGGTACATGGTCTGGGCCTACCTCACCAGCCGGCTCACCTTCGACCTCGCCGGCCACGGCGACGGGCCGCGGCGGGCCGGCCGCGCCGGCGACGACCGGCTGCCCTGGTCGCCCGGCCCGGTCGATCGGCAGAGCGACGCGCCCGTGGACATCTACTGGTGCACCGCCGACTGCGGCTGGATCACCGGCCACAGCTACATCGTCTACGGGCTGCTGCCCAACCGCGTGCCCACGCTGATGTACGAGGGCGCCCCCGATTTTCCGGCGAAAGACCGCTTCTGGGACATCGTGGAGCGCCACCGGGTGACGAAGTTCTACACCGCCCCGACGGCGATCCGGGCGTTCATGAAGTGGGGCGACGAGCACGTCGAGAAGCACGACCTCTCGACGCTCCGCGTGCTCGGGACGGTCGGCGAGCCGATCAACCCCGAGGCCTGGATGTGGTACCGCGAGAAGATCGGCGGCGGGACGTGCCCGATCGTCGACACCTGGTGGCAGACCGAGACCGGCGGCCACATGCTCACGCCGCTGCCGGGGGCGACCACCGCGGTGCCGGGCTCCTGCGGCAAGCCGATGCTCGGCGTCTCGGCCTCGGTCGTCCGCGAGGACGGGCGGCCGGCCGGCGTCAACGAGGGCGGGATGCTCGTCATCGACAAGCCCTGGCCCGGGATGCTGCGCGGGATCCACGGGGACCGCCAGCGGTTCGTCGACACCTACTGGTCGGCCGTCGAGGGCAAGTACTGCCCCGCCGATGGCGCCCGCAGGGACGAGAACGGCAACTTCTGGATCATGGGCCGCACCGACGACGTCATCGTCGTCGCCGGCCACAACCTGGGCACGATGGAGGTGGAGAGCGCCCTGGTGGCCCACGCCCGGGTCGCCGAGGCCGCGGTCGTGGGCTTCCCGCACGAGGTCAAGGGCAACGGCATCGCCGCCTTCGTGATCCCCCACGGCGACGTGCCCGCACCCGGCAGCGACGGCGAGGCCGCGGAGCGGGACGCCTTGATCGCGCACGTGGGCCGGGAGCTGGGACCCATCGCACGCCCCGATCAGATCCGCTTCACCCCGGCGCTGCCCAAGACGCGGAGCGGCAAGATCATGCGCCGCCTGCTGCGGAGCGTGGCGGCGGGCGAAGAGGTCACCTCCGACGTCTCGACCCTGGAGGACCCGGCGATTCTCGACAAGCTGCTCGGGCGGTAG
- a CDS encoding class I SAM-dependent methyltransferase yields MSAARRGYDRLAGLYRGLEWLAFGDRLHRARVALLDRLPGEGRVLVLGDGDGRLLAAMCRARPRCRFVSVDLSGAMLARQRRRVADASPEAGGRVAFVRADALEHPLQEHGFDALVTAFFLDCFDAEQLGRGLPAWLGAVRPGGTWLLVDFVEPGGRLRRLHARVWLRLMHGFFRWQTGCPNRRLIDWRRVPGTREQRPVARRDACFGMVRSELFTLL; encoded by the coding sequence GTGAGCGCCGCCCGCCGCGGCTACGACCGGCTCGCCGGGCTCTACCGGGGCCTGGAGTGGCTGGCCTTCGGCGATCGGCTCCATCGGGCGCGGGTCGCTCTGCTCGATCGGCTCCCCGGCGAAGGCCGCGTGCTGGTGCTCGGCGACGGCGACGGCCGGCTGCTCGCGGCGATGTGCCGCGCCCGGCCGCGGTGCCGCTTCGTGAGCGTCGACCTCAGCGGCGCGATGCTCGCCCGGCAGCGGCGGCGGGTGGCGGACGCGTCCCCTGAAGCGGGGGGACGCGTCGCCTTCGTCCGCGCGGACGCGCTGGAGCACCCTCTTCAGGAGCACGGCTTCGACGCTCTCGTGACGGCCTTCTTCCTGGACTGCTTCGACGCGGAGCAGCTCGGCCGCGGGCTGCCCGCCTGGCTCGGCGCCGTCCGCCCCGGCGGCACCTGGCTGCTGGTGGATTTCGTCGAGCCCGGCGGGCGCCTCCGCCGGCTGCACGCCCGCGTTTGGCTCCGCCTGATGCACGGCTTCTTCCGGTGGCAGACCGGCTGCCCGAACCGGCGGCTCATCGACTGGCGCCGCGTGCCCGGCACCCGCGAGCAACGCCCGGTGGCCCGCCGGGACGCCTGCTTCGGGATGGTGCGCAGCGAGCTCTTCACGCTGCTCTGA
- a CDS encoding TolC family protein, producing MRGPTVTLATLLLTGCSSPLRDGGFDAWIDADPRAWSAPGSPTTHRLGDLLPEEPAGAVPADVERLVELALRRNPAIAAAERRVERLRARRPQVESLDDPMLTVSPIGDMAQTAAGEVGLMAGLSQKFPFPGKLEARGDAADRAAAAALADLADRRLQVAAAVRRAWWSLAYARQAVGVVNEDVQLRERLRDSAAARYRAGAAERADVLRAGVEVDALRQDLLELRRQDQTAAASLNRLLDRPADAALPDPPAATLADAAGTLDGLLAAAANHPRLASLKQDIAAARDRLRLAKLDRWPDLTVGVSFADVDDEGLAPAATGEDQLYLNLGINLPLWQDRRDAAEAEALAGLGEAAAMYTDEQNRLAFAVADALARVAQRRDAVALYDADMVPAAEEAVASSAAGYRSGQTDFIALIDNARRLTTLKLMRLRAVTQLQQDLADLREAVGTPEASLRDPTPQGAWHPATETP from the coding sequence GTGAGAGGGCCGACCGTGACGCTCGCGACGCTCCTGCTCACCGGCTGCTCGTCTCCGCTGCGGGACGGCGGGTTCGATGCCTGGATCGACGCCGACCCGCGGGCTTGGTCTGCGCCCGGTTCGCCCACGACGCACCGGCTGGGCGACCTCCTCCCCGAGGAGCCGGCCGGGGCGGTGCCCGCCGACGTGGAGCGGCTCGTGGAGCTGGCGCTCCGCCGCAACCCGGCGATCGCCGCGGCCGAGCGACGGGTCGAGCGGCTGCGTGCACGCCGACCGCAGGTCGAGTCCCTCGACGACCCCATGCTGACCGTCTCGCCCATCGGCGACATGGCTCAGACCGCCGCGGGCGAGGTCGGCCTGATGGCCGGGCTCTCGCAGAAGTTCCCCTTCCCCGGCAAGCTCGAAGCCCGCGGCGACGCCGCGGACCGGGCGGCGGCGGCGGCGCTGGCGGACCTCGCAGACCGGCGGCTGCAGGTCGCCGCGGCGGTGCGGCGGGCCTGGTGGTCGCTGGCCTACGCCCGCCAGGCGGTGGGTGTGGTGAACGAAGACGTTCAACTGCGTGAGCGGCTCCGCGACTCCGCGGCGGCTCGATATCGGGCCGGTGCGGCCGAGCGGGCCGACGTGCTGCGGGCCGGGGTGGAGGTCGATGCGCTCCGGCAGGACCTGCTCGAACTCCGCCGGCAGGACCAGACGGCGGCGGCGAGCCTCAACCGGCTGCTCGATCGGCCCGCCGACGCGGCGCTGCCGGATCCGCCGGCGGCGACGCTCGCGGACGCCGCGGGCACGCTGGACGGGCTGCTCGCCGCCGCCGCGAACCACCCGCGGCTGGCGTCGCTGAAGCAGGACATCGCCGCCGCGCGGGACCGGCTCCGGCTGGCGAAGCTCGACCGCTGGCCCGACCTCACGGTGGGCGTCAGCTTCGCTGACGTCGACGACGAGGGCCTCGCCCCCGCCGCCACCGGAGAGGACCAGCTCTACCTCAACCTGGGGATCAACCTGCCCCTGTGGCAGGACCGCCGCGACGCGGCCGAGGCCGAGGCGCTCGCCGGCCTGGGCGAGGCCGCGGCGATGTACACCGACGAGCAGAACCGGCTGGCCTTCGCGGTCGCCGACGCGCTCGCCCGGGTCGCCCAGCGCCGCGACGCCGTTGCCCTCTACGACGCCGACATGGTGCCCGCCGCGGAGGAGGCCGTCGCTTCTTCCGCGGCCGGCTACCGCTCGGGCCAAACCGACTTCATCGCCCTCATCGACAACGCCCGCCGCTTGACCACGCTCAAGCTGATGCGGCTGCGGGCGGTGACGCAACTGCAGCAGGACCTTGCGGACCTCCGCGAGGCGGTGGGCACGCCCGAAGCGTCGCTGCGCGACCCCACCCCCCAAGGGGCGTGGCACCCGGCCACGGAGACACCATGA
- a CDS encoding metal-sensitive transcriptional regulator: protein MAKKTRHKGDEAGRPAKTLHVDAEHKAAVGRRLRRIEGQVRGIEQMIEEDRYCVDILTQIAAVHSGLRAVAKETLRHHLRHCVRDAMANDPGSLERTIEELLEVYHRVR from the coding sequence ATGGCGAAAAAGACGCGACACAAGGGCGATGAAGCCGGTCGACCCGCGAAGACCCTGCACGTCGACGCCGAGCACAAAGCCGCCGTCGGGCGCCGCCTCCGCCGCATCGAGGGACAGGTCCGCGGCATCGAGCAGATGATCGAGGAGGATCGCTACTGCGTGGACATCCTCACGCAGATTGCCGCGGTCCACAGCGGCCTGCGGGCGGTGGCGAAGGAGACGCTCCGCCACCACCTCCGCCACTGCGTCCGCGACGCGATGGCGAACGACCCCGGCTCGCTGGAGCGGACGATCGAGGAGCTGCTGGAGGTGTACCACCGGGTTCGCTGA
- a CDS encoding multicopper oxidase family protein — MPDLTRRNALRTATLGGTAAALAAAPSLARAAATQPDTPSTPGTTPAGQHLPENNPYAHLLRDTSGDEWRAKMAPGSTLAKAYEDWERIEPDKPLPPGRPGVDYTPVVTPNNGSLPFEIRDGVKVFHLIAEEVQHRFAEGLEAYTWGYNGVTQGPTIEAVEGERVRIYVTNRLPAPTTVHWHGFILPHGMDGVSGLEQAPILPGETFKYEWTIRQNGTFMYHSHHDTMTQEGMGLTGMFIVHPRRELYPASGPGALGPEVDRDFAIMLQTWFMPPGTHRPDPFSMMFNLFTMNAHVMPDTEPLVARLGQRVRIRFGNLSAVHHHPIHLHGYEFAVTAEDGRRIPPEDQDIQATIFVPVGRTKDIELVGIYEGDWVFHCHMTHHIMTQMMHFTNTVGMNPAGLDEKVQELLPDFMTMGNAGMNDRTGRPMHPIPENSRPMYKGMGPYGKVSVAGMANLLKIRRNVTDEMLANNTDPGMYRGPRATQALPVSPEEMRAAGLTTERLASR, encoded by the coding sequence ATGCCCGACCTCACCCGACGAAACGCCCTCCGCACCGCCACGCTCGGCGGGACCGCCGCCGCCCTCGCCGCGGCGCCCTCCCTCGCCCGCGCCGCCGCCACGCAGCCTGACACCCCCAGCACCCCCGGAACCACCCCAGCCGGCCAGCACCTGCCGGAGAACAACCCCTACGCGCACCTCCTCCGCGACACCTCCGGCGACGAGTGGCGGGCGAAGATGGCTCCCGGCTCCACCCTGGCCAAGGCCTACGAGGACTGGGAGCGGATTGAGCCCGACAAGCCGCTGCCGCCGGGCCGGCCCGGCGTGGACTACACGCCGGTGGTCACCCCCAACAACGGCTCGCTGCCGTTCGAGATCCGCGACGGCGTGAAGGTCTTCCACCTCATCGCCGAAGAGGTGCAGCACCGCTTCGCCGAGGGGTTGGAGGCGTACACGTGGGGGTACAACGGCGTCACCCAGGGCCCGACCATCGAGGCCGTCGAGGGCGAGCGGGTCCGCATCTACGTCACCAACCGGCTGCCGGCGCCGACGACGGTCCACTGGCACGGCTTCATCCTCCCGCACGGGATGGATGGCGTGAGCGGGTTGGAGCAGGCCCCGATCCTCCCCGGCGAGACCTTCAAGTACGAGTGGACGATCCGCCAGAACGGCACGTTCATGTACCACAGCCACCACGACACCATGACCCAGGAGGGCATGGGGCTCACCGGCATGTTCATCGTGCATCCGCGCCGCGAGCTGTACCCCGCGAGCGGGCCCGGGGCCCTGGGCCCCGAGGTCGACCGCGACTTCGCGATCATGCTGCAGACCTGGTTCATGCCGCCCGGGACGCACCGGCCCGACCCGTTCTCGATGATGTTCAACCTCTTCACGATGAACGCCCACGTGATGCCCGACACCGAGCCCCTGGTCGCCCGCCTGGGCCAGCGCGTGCGGATCCGCTTCGGGAACCTCTCCGCCGTGCACCACCACCCGATCCACCTGCACGGCTACGAGTTCGCCGTCACCGCCGAGGACGGCCGCCGGATCCCCCCCGAGGACCAGGACATCCAAGCGACCATCTTCGTGCCCGTCGGGCGGACCAAGGACATCGAACTCGTCGGCATCTACGAGGGCGACTGGGTCTTCCACTGCCACATGACCCACCACATCATGACGCAGATGATGCACTTCACGAACACGGTCGGGATGAACCCCGCAGGCCTGGACGAGAAGGTCCAGGAGCTCCTGCCCGACTTCATGACCATGGGCAACGCCGGCATGAACGACCGCACCGGGCGGCCGATGCACCCGATCCCCGAGAACAGCCGACCGATGTACAAGGGCATGGGGCCCTACGGCAAGGTCAGCGTTGCGGGGATGGCGAACCTGCTGAAGATCCGGCGGAACGTCACCGACGAGATGCTCGCGAACAACACCGATCCGGGCATGTACCGCGGCCCGCGGGCGACGCAGGCGCTGCCCGTGTCGCCCGAGGAGATGCGGGCCGCCGGCCTCACCACCGAAAGGCTCGCCTCGCGATGA
- a CDS encoding NYN domain-containing protein has product MRLLIDCYNLLHAAMPPVLAGLNERRLCELLVGSRWDRGAGSVIVVADGGVKPGGPVAGDAGGPARMRYAGPSRTADDVLIGLIEEASAPRRLAVVTDDREIRRAAKKRKVRPVDTESFVRKLAAHARKPLRERGVRRPAAPERIPGQAEGWMRAMGIGGDLLAEVEAATADAVAAGPVVKPRPTPRTAGPEPAKRPRSADPGWPRGPEDLGIGAEDWAMVADLFRRH; this is encoded by the coding sequence ATGCGGCTGCTCATCGACTGCTACAACCTGCTGCACGCGGCGATGCCGCCGGTGCTGGCCGGGCTGAACGAGCGGCGGCTGTGCGAGCTGCTCGTCGGCAGCCGCTGGGACCGCGGCGCGGGCAGCGTCATCGTCGTCGCCGACGGCGGCGTGAAGCCCGGCGGGCCGGTCGCGGGGGACGCGGGCGGGCCGGCGAGGATGCGGTACGCGGGCCCGTCGCGGACGGCGGACGACGTGCTGATCGGCCTCATCGAGGAGGCCTCGGCCCCGCGGCGCCTCGCCGTCGTGACCGACGACCGCGAGATCCGGCGGGCCGCCAAGAAGCGCAAGGTCAGGCCGGTCGACACCGAATCCTTCGTCCGGAAGCTCGCCGCGCACGCCCGCAAGCCGCTGCGGGAGCGGGGGGTACGCCGGCCGGCCGCGCCCGAGCGGATCCCCGGTCAGGCGGAGGGCTGGATGCGGGCGATGGGCATCGGCGGCGATCTGCTCGCCGAGGTGGAGGCCGCGACGGCGGACGCCGTCGCGGCCGGCCCGGTGGTGAAGCCGAGGCCGACGCCGCGGACCGCCGGCCCGGAGCCCGCAAAACGGCCCCGGTCCGCGGATCCCGGCTGGCCACGCGGCCCCGAGGACCTGGGCATCGGGGCCGAGGACTGGGCGATGGTCGCGGACCTCTTCCGTCGTCACTGA
- a CDS encoding heavy-metal-associated domain-containing protein translates to MKHDYAVTGMHCASCVAKIQDALNRVDGVEGATVTLDPPRASVRMDRHVPLEELDDAVAGAGAYHLAEASAETPAASPPPEAEPSLFPLYLIVGYLLAVVLAVAAATGRWEAMPMMRHFMAGFFLVFSFFKLLDLPGFVSTFRGYDLFARRSKAYAYAYPFVELALGFAYLLALFPVVTNAMTLAIMGFGAVGVLRALLGKQSIRCACLGTALNLPMTRATLIENLTMAAMAAVMLVLWLAD, encoded by the coding sequence ATGAAGCACGATTACGCCGTCACCGGCATGCACTGCGCCTCGTGCGTGGCGAAGATCCAGGACGCGCTGAACCGGGTCGATGGCGTCGAGGGAGCGACCGTCACGCTGGACCCGCCGCGGGCGTCGGTGCGAATGGACCGCCACGTCCCGCTGGAGGAGCTCGACGACGCCGTTGCCGGTGCCGGCGCCTACCACCTCGCCGAGGCGTCCGCCGAGACCCCAGCGGCTTCTCCCCCGCCGGAGGCGGAGCCCAGCTTGTTCCCGCTGTACCTGATCGTCGGCTACCTCCTCGCGGTGGTGCTGGCCGTCGCCGCCGCCACCGGCCGGTGGGAGGCGATGCCGATGATGCGGCACTTCATGGCGGGCTTCTTCCTGGTCTTCTCCTTCTTCAAGCTGCTGGACCTGCCCGGCTTCGTCAGCACCTTCCGCGGCTACGACCTCTTCGCCCGCCGGTCGAAGGCCTACGCGTACGCGTACCCCTTCGTGGAACTGGCGCTGGGGTTTGCGTATCTGCTCGCCCTGTTCCCGGTCGTCACGAACGCGATGACGCTCGCGATCATGGGGTTCGGCGCCGTGGGCGTGCTCCGGGCGCTGCTCGGGAAGCAGTCCATCCGCTGCGCCTGCCTGGGCACCGCGCTCAACCTGCCGATGACCCGAGCGACCCTGATCGAGAACCTGACGATGGCCGCCATGGCCGCGGTGATGCTGGTGCTGTGGCTGGCGGACTGA